One region of Sulfurisphaera ohwakuensis genomic DNA includes:
- a CDS encoding nickel-dependent hydrogenase large subunit — protein MGSSYLFKYDWTKPVVIEPIVRIKPELGIQVSVSIEGENQVRATEAYAGAGMFRGFEIFMRNKPAPDVIMLSSRECGICGEHHQFIERIAQEMAMGGYAPPPLGLETIMLSNDAAMVYDATTHLTALGGPDWSSLFFKIAGYYPPEIYQLAQQTPISKVLEYSEAFPNGAPSELKFSGVTMRTVADIMDGLVPIIGAIWLEGAYVWRIMHEAELLYYLRIPHPITMVPGGIGVPATVENLQRYLYRLVDGTAYAKKQVAYWEVLNLFLNDYGNVFGVQAYYDKYFNNLGFAEMGNRPGNFLCYGQSDVSEAPSVTPSSTSVMPYDATYENMGAWGRARVVKPGLVIQKSPNSPPELVTNSLIDITLGMREFVESSFYEDWVNNSEVPPEVSGISQDPIGNSVSPYHPWRKWTIPNPLARGYPFGSGNSQNKYSWAMSPRLVPYAGHKPVMNYFFNVEADPQAVMWAQVLQPQAPEPIYTAVYSSAGIEIQYNSNEQSVTWNLPQTISSRIALPQELQGEIEIKYVSPWMVSSKLSNGSITVTTNAVERMRARAHACALDAGGAWIAWFSAVNYIKNGQTAVSRGNQYDWTYKKNTNTDVAIGVGLKEAPRGAQWHSEVIALGSGPTVPTINPQQIQPTTVNSGPRVKNSYSDVIGTISPYPLLAQNDGAGTFEEVIQGNPGYNIKGVPKLTVTPLEQWDGFEFAATLRSFDPCFVCGVHVVLPNGKVRYITLGAPIDLSESIKAFYKFAMRVK, from the coding sequence ATGGGTTCTTCCTATCTATTTAAATATGATTGGACTAAACCAGTTGTAATAGAACCAATTGTTAGAATTAAACCAGAGTTAGGTATTCAAGTTAGTGTAAGTATAGAAGGAGAGAATCAGGTAAGAGCTACTGAAGCGTATGCTGGAGCGGGAATGTTTAGAGGATTTGAAATCTTTATGAGAAATAAGCCAGCACCAGATGTAATAATGTTAAGCTCAAGAGAATGTGGAATATGTGGAGAACATCATCAGTTCATAGAGAGAATAGCACAAGAAATGGCAATGGGAGGATATGCACCACCACCATTAGGACTAGAGACTATCATGTTATCTAACGATGCTGCAATGGTTTATGATGCTACAACTCATCTTACAGCTTTAGGAGGACCAGATTGGAGCTCATTGTTCTTTAAGATTGCTGGTTATTATCCCCCAGAAATTTACCAATTAGCACAGCAAACACCTATAAGTAAGGTTTTAGAATATTCTGAGGCTTTTCCAAATGGAGCACCTAGTGAGTTAAAGTTTAGTGGAGTTACAATGAGGACTGTAGCTGATATAATGGATGGATTAGTGCCAATAATAGGTGCTATATGGTTAGAAGGAGCCTATGTATGGAGAATAATGCACGAGGCAGAATTGTTATACTACTTAAGAATTCCACACCCCATAACTATGGTCCCAGGTGGAATAGGAGTTCCAGCTACTGTTGAGAACCTACAAAGATATTTATATAGGTTAGTTGATGGTACTGCATATGCAAAGAAGCAAGTGGCTTATTGGGAAGTATTAAACTTGTTCCTAAATGATTATGGTAATGTTTTCGGTGTACAAGCATATTATGATAAATACTTTAACAACTTAGGTTTTGCTGAAATGGGTAATAGGCCGGGTAATTTCTTATGTTACGGACAAAGCGATGTCTCTGAAGCTCCTAGTGTCACGCCGTCTTCTACAAGCGTCATGCCTTATGATGCAACTTATGAGAATATGGGTGCATGGGGAAGGGCAAGAGTAGTAAAACCTGGTTTAGTTATACAAAAGAGTCCCAATTCACCACCAGAATTAGTGACTAATAGTCTAATTGATATTACTTTAGGAATGAGAGAATTTGTTGAGTCATCATTTTATGAAGACTGGGTAAATAATTCAGAAGTTCCACCAGAAGTATCTGGTATTTCTCAAGATCCTATTGGTAATTCTGTAAGTCCTTATCATCCATGGAGGAAATGGACTATACCAAATCCACTAGCTAGAGGGTATCCATTTGGTAGTGGCAATTCACAAAATAAGTATAGTTGGGCAATGTCACCTAGGCTTGTTCCCTATGCGGGTCATAAACCTGTTATGAATTATTTCTTTAATGTTGAAGCAGATCCACAAGCAGTAATGTGGGCTCAAGTATTACAGCCACAAGCACCAGAACCAATTTATACTGCTGTATATTCTTCTGCTGGAATAGAAATACAATATAATAGTAACGAACAGTCAGTTACATGGAATTTACCACAAACTATCTCATCAAGAATAGCTTTACCACAGGAATTACAAGGTGAGATAGAAATTAAATATGTATCTCCATGGATGGTTTCATCTAAGTTATCTAATGGAAGTATTACGGTAACAACTAACGCTGTAGAGAGAATGAGAGCAAGAGCTCATGCATGTGCATTAGATGCTGGGGGAGCCTGGATTGCTTGGTTCTCAGCAGTTAATTATATCAAAAATGGACAGACTGCTGTAAGTAGAGGTAATCAATATGATTGGACTTATAAGAAGAATACTAATACAGATGTTGCAATAGGTGTTGGGCTTAAAGAAGCTCCTAGAGGAGCTCAATGGCACTCAGAAGTAATAGCGTTAGGTAGTGGTCCAACAGTACCTACTATAAATCCACAACAAATACAACCAACAACTGTTAATTCAGGTCCTAGAGTTAAGAACTCCTATTCAGATGTTATTGGTACAATATCGCCATATCCGTTATTAGCGCAAAATGATGGTGCTGGAACATTTGAGGAAGTTATTCAAGGAAATCCTGGGTATAACATAAAAGGAGTACCAAAACTAACGGTAACTCCATTAGAACAGTGGGATGGGTTTGAATTTGCAGCTACATTAAGATCATTTGACCCATGTTTCGTTTGTGGTGTACATGTAGTATTACCCAATGGGAAAGTAAGATATATAACACTAGGTGCTCCAATAGACCTAAGTGAATCTATAAAGGCATTCTACAAATTTGCAATGAGGGTGAAGTAA